The following nucleotide sequence is from Halobaculum sp. MBLA0147.
GACGGGGTCGCCGAGTCGGGATCGGCCACGGGTACGGCCGTGTAGTCGGCCACGACGGTGGGTCCGAGTGACTCGGTGCCGAGCCACGCGGTCCGACAGCCTCCCATGACCACCATCGAGATCGGCGACGAACTGAAGCACCGCATCGACGACCACCTCGAGGACGACGAGACGTACGAGGAGTTCCTGACGGAGCTGCTCAACATCTACGAGACGGAGGGCTCGTTCCTCCAAGAGGGGTACTCCGAAGACTGACGGGTCGAGACCGCGGCGCGGAGGTGATCACGAGGTGTCACTCGGGACTCCTCGGGGTTACGGGTGAACTGTCCGGCCGCGGGCGACCACGAGCGGCCGAGCGTACAGACGACGAGCCAATCGGGTCGAGTGTACAGACGACGAGGCCACCCGAGCACAGACGGCGACCACTCGTTCGAGAACACAGATGACGACGCCCCGTGTCTGGAGGGACCGGTGACGACTCGGAACGACCTCGGGTCGAGTGGATCGGCGGACCCGACACTGCGGCGGGGGCTCGGCCTGCTCGAGGTCGTGGTCTACGGTGTCGGATTGATCCTCGGCGCCGGAATTTACGCCATCCTCGGGGAGGCGACCGCAGTCGCCGGGACCGCAGTCCCGGTGTCGTTCGTCTTGGCAGCCGTCGTCGCCTCCTTCACCGGGTTGAGCTACGCCGAGTTGGCCTCGCGGTTCCCGAAGGGAGAGGGCGACTACGTCTACGTTCGCGAGGCGACCGGGAGCAAACGACTCGCGGAGGTCGTCGCGTTCCTGCGGGTGTTCGTCGGTGCCGTCTCGGCGGCGGCGGTCGCCCTCGCGTTCGGCGGCTACCTCACCGCCTTCACACAGACGCCAGTCGCCGTGGTCGGAGTCGGGCTGGTCGTCGTCGCCTCGGCGATCAACTTCTGGGGGATCGAGACCTCCGTCCGTCTCAACGTGGTTTTCACCGCCGTCGAGGTGGCGGGGCTCGTGGTCGTGATCTGGCTCGGCGGGGGCGCACTCGGACGGCTCCCCGCACTGGAGACACCCGCCGGCGTCACCGGTGTCCTCGAGGCGACGTTCCTCGTGTTCTTCGCGTACCTGGGGTTCGGCTCGATGGTCACCGTCGCCGAAGAGACGGAGGACCCGACACGGACGATCCCGAGAGCCATCGTCGTCGCCGTCGGGATCACGACGGTGTTGTACGTGCTCGTGGCCGTCGCCGCGGTCGCCGTCGTCGACTGGCGCGTCCTCGGTGCGTCGGCGTCCCCGCTCGCGTTGGTCGCCGAGACGGGCGGCGACCCGACACTCGGGACGGTCGTCGGCGCGGTCGCGTTGACCTCGACGGCGAACACGGTTCTCATCCTCCTGGTGTCGACCTCGCGACTGGTGTACGGCGTCTCGAAGTCGGAGTACCGCTCGTTCCCGGCGGTCTTCTCGCGAGTCCACCGGACCCGGCGAACGCCGTACCTCTCGGTCGCACTCGTCGGCGGGGTGACGGTCCCGTTCGTGTTGATC
It contains:
- a CDS encoding APC family permease gives rise to the protein MTTRNDLGSSGSADPTLRRGLGLLEVVVYGVGLILGAGIYAILGEATAVAGTAVPVSFVLAAVVASFTGLSYAELASRFPKGEGDYVYVREATGSKRLAEVVAFLRVFVGAVSAAAVALAFGGYLTAFTQTPVAVVGVGLVVVASAINFWGIETSVRLNVVFTAVEVAGLVVVIWLGGGALGRLPALETPAGVTGVLEATFLVFFAYLGFGSMVTVAEETEDPTRTIPRAIVVAVGITTVLYVLVAVAAVAVVDWRVLGASASPLALVAETGGDPTLGTVVGAVALTSTANTVLILLVSTSRLVYGVSKSEYRSFPAVFSRVHRTRRTPYLSVALVGGVTVPFVLIGDLGAVASVANAALLVVFVVVNAALVKLRYDAPRAHEGFTAPLTVGRFSLTAIAGVVTSFGLLVVYLWNLL